One window from the genome of Candidatus Eisenbacteria bacterium encodes:
- a CDS encoding MATE family efflux transporter — MNGNNHVLAGDRLGRLLFRLSTPAVIGMLVMGLYNMVDTVFVGRGVGTLGIAGIIVVFPIQVFTMAIGQMLGIGAASIISRAIGAGDLARAETAFANMLLVTALFSAALTVAGYAFLEPLLRAFGASDAILPYARDYMWVLLIGTLPHTFAMAGNNVIRAEGSARTAMMTMLVGAALNIILDPILIFGFGWGIRGAAWATTISKFVSMGWMAAYFLSARTGLKPGARRYRPDWPVLRETFALGSSAFARSVSGSVLAVALNRTLGSVGGDLYVAVWGVVGRLVMFTLTPLIGIAQGLQPIAGFNFGAGRLDKTDRVVRIALAAATVFATGAFLVLLLLPRPILSIFTRDAALIDEGVRALRWIILALPLVGLQIVGSTVFLAVGRALPALFLTLSRQVIFLLPLVLVLPLFWSVRGVWIAFPVADTLATVVTLAFLLPQLRAFRARAAGAA; from the coding sequence ATGAACGGAAACAACCACGTGCTCGCCGGGGACCGGCTCGGCCGGCTGCTCTTCCGGCTCTCCACTCCCGCCGTGATCGGCATGCTCGTGATGGGTCTCTACAACATGGTGGACACCGTTTTCGTCGGCCGCGGCGTGGGAACCCTCGGCATCGCCGGGATCATCGTCGTCTTCCCGATTCAGGTCTTCACCATGGCGATCGGCCAGATGCTCGGGATCGGCGCCGCGTCGATCATCTCGCGGGCGATCGGGGCCGGGGACCTTGCGCGGGCGGAAACCGCCTTCGCCAACATGCTTCTCGTGACGGCGCTCTTCTCGGCGGCGCTCACCGTGGCCGGCTACGCCTTTTTGGAACCGCTTCTCCGCGCCTTCGGAGCGAGTGACGCGATTCTTCCCTACGCCCGGGACTACATGTGGGTTCTTCTCATCGGCACGCTCCCCCACACGTTCGCCATGGCGGGAAACAACGTGATCCGCGCCGAGGGGAGCGCCCGAACCGCCATGATGACCATGCTGGTCGGCGCGGCGCTGAACATCATCCTCGATCCGATCCTGATCTTCGGTTTCGGCTGGGGAATTCGCGGCGCGGCTTGGGCGACGACGATTTCCAAGTTCGTGTCCATGGGGTGGATGGCCGCCTACTTCCTCTCGGCGAGGACCGGCTTGAAGCCGGGAGCGCGGCGTTACCGGCCGGACTGGCCGGTGCTCCGGGAGACATTCGCCCTCGGTTCCTCCGCCTTCGCCCGCTCCGTCTCGGGGAGCGTGCTCGCGGTGGCGTTGAACCGGACCCTCGGTTCGGTCGGCGGTGATCTCTACGTGGCGGTATGGGGGGTTGTGGGGCGGCTCGTGATGTTCACGCTAACGCCGCTCATCGGAATCGCCCAGGGGTTGCAGCCGATCGCCGGGTTCAATTTCGGCGCCGGCCGGCTCGACAAGACCGATCGGGTGGTGCGGATCGCCCTCGCCGCGGCCACCGTCTTCGCGACCGGGGCGTTCCTCGTGCTTCTTCTTCTTCCGCGCCCGATTCTTTCGATTTTCACACGGGACGCCGCGCTGATCGACGAGGGGGTGCGCGCACTCCGCTGGATCATACTCGCCCTCCCGTTGGTGGGTTTGCAGATCGTCGGCTCGACCGTCTTTCTCGCCGTCGGCCGGGCGCTGCCGGCGCTCTTTTTGACCCTGTCGCGGCAGGTGATCTTCCTTCTTCCGCTGGTGCTCGTTCTCCCGCTCTTTTGGAGCGTGCGCGGCGTTTGGATCGCCTTCCCCGTCGCCGACACTCTGGCGACGGTGGTCACGCTCGCCTTCCTTCTCCCCCAGCTACGCGCCTTCCGCGCGCGCGCGGCGGGGGCGGCCTAG